The following proteins are co-located in the Planococcus plakortidis genome:
- a CDS encoding M20 family metallo-hydrolase, producing MKNWLIEQLMRMNLSDVLVRPQGFTREGYTSEETEAIEAFKAIAEELGLEVSEDAAGNAIARWNVAGGHGAVATGSHLDTVPNGGAFDGGAGVVCGLGAIKMLKEADFEPQRPIEVICFRAEESSRFGVSTIGSKAMSGSLDPSLGTLEDQYGVTLAQAVEGQGFVWQEMVNAKRPKEQLECFVELHIEQGMHIVNHGKDYGVVKGVACPIRLSVTFNGKAGHTGTTPMDRRQDALAAAAPFISFVQETALQLNDAYGKSLVATVSTLTASPNSMNVIPQTVTAGIDIRSVDDRLKMKMADAIQNEAKRIEETTGVAIGIEVLVNNPSVLLDDTIAQQLVEAGDHEAYMAHRMDSGAGHDVMNMAQIWPSGLLFIPCKDGLSHHPDEFADAEDLKMGVELLARFLMEATANGRNG from the coding sequence GTGAAGAACTGGCTGATTGAGCAATTGATGCGGATGAATTTAAGCGATGTACTCGTCCGGCCCCAAGGGTTTACGCGGGAAGGCTATACATCGGAAGAAACAGAAGCGATCGAGGCCTTTAAAGCGATCGCTGAGGAACTGGGGCTTGAGGTTTCAGAAGACGCGGCAGGGAATGCCATTGCCCGCTGGAATGTCGCGGGCGGGCATGGGGCAGTCGCGACGGGATCCCATCTCGACACGGTGCCAAACGGCGGGGCATTCGATGGCGGAGCAGGCGTCGTGTGCGGGCTCGGGGCGATCAAGATGCTGAAGGAAGCCGATTTCGAACCGCAGCGCCCAATCGAAGTCATCTGCTTCCGTGCGGAAGAGTCCTCACGTTTTGGCGTCTCGACGATCGGCAGCAAAGCAATGAGCGGCTCACTGGACCCGTCCCTCGGGACGCTCGAAGACCAGTACGGCGTCACGCTCGCGCAAGCGGTCGAAGGCCAAGGTTTCGTATGGCAGGAAATGGTGAATGCGAAGCGTCCGAAAGAACAGCTGGAATGCTTTGTCGAACTGCACATCGAACAAGGAATGCATATCGTCAACCATGGAAAAGATTATGGTGTTGTCAAAGGCGTCGCCTGTCCGATCCGCCTGTCCGTCACATTCAATGGGAAGGCGGGGCATACCGGGACGACGCCGATGGACCGGAGGCAAGATGCACTGGCAGCTGCTGCGCCATTTATTTCCTTCGTCCAGGAAACGGCGCTACAATTGAATGATGCCTATGGCAAATCACTGGTCGCAACGGTGTCGACATTGACGGCCTCGCCGAATTCGATGAATGTCATTCCGCAAACCGTCACGGCAGGTATCGATATCCGAAGTGTCGACGATCGCTTGAAGATGAAGATGGCAGATGCCATACAGAACGAAGCGAAGCGTATCGAAGAAACGACAGGCGTGGCCATTGGCATTGAAGTACTGGTCAACAATCCATCCGTTCTTCTCGATGACACGATTGCACAGCAATTGGTCGAGGCGGGCGACCACGAAGCCTATATGGCGCATCGGATGGACAGCGGTGCAGGGCATGACGTCATGAATATGGCGCAAATATGGCCGAGCGGTTTGCTGTTCATTCCCTGCAAGGATGGGCTGAGCCACCATCCCGACGAATTCGCTGATGCTGAAGACTTGAAAATGGGCGTCGAGCTATTGGCCCGCTTTTTGATGGAGGCGACCGCGAATGGCAGAAACGGTTAA
- a CDS encoding AbgT family transporter, with the protein MATPTEHQDKKGFLNFIEKWGNRLPDPFFIFVYLAVFVVLLSWLVSSLGTTVVHPGTGEELAIQNIVSGEGIRYILAETINNFTGFAPLGLVLVMMLGIGLAERVGLMETAIKKSILNAPKSLITYAVIFTGIMGNLASDAAFILVPPLAAMVFASVGRHPLAGLAAGFAGTGAGFTANILVTGTDALLSGISTEAARAIDDTIVVTPVDNWYFMSASVIVMAIVGAIITEKLIEPRLGKYTGRADNTFEPVTKQENKGLLNAVIAGAIYVGLIALLVFLPDSPVRNEDGGIIPSPFLSGIVPIILFFFITVAVAYGITVKKITESKDVPAYMGDAIKDMSGYIVLIFAAAQFINYFNWSNLGIWLAVNSAEFLTSINMTGLPVMVGFSVLAALLNLLIFSGSAQWALMAPIFIPMFMLLDYHPAFVQLAFRIADSSTNIITPLNPYILIVLAFMREYDKKAGLGTLISMMLPYSLIFFGVWLVMMVIFALTGLPIGPGISLRM; encoded by the coding sequence ATGGCAACACCGACAGAACATCAAGACAAAAAAGGATTTTTGAATTTCATTGAAAAGTGGGGCAACCGCTTGCCCGATCCGTTCTTCATTTTTGTATACTTAGCCGTTTTTGTCGTCTTGCTGTCATGGCTGGTCAGTTCACTCGGCACGACTGTCGTCCATCCAGGCACGGGTGAGGAGCTGGCGATTCAAAACATCGTCTCGGGGGAAGGGATCCGTTATATCCTGGCAGAGACGATCAATAACTTCACCGGCTTTGCGCCGCTCGGCCTCGTGCTCGTCATGATGCTCGGCATCGGGCTTGCGGAACGAGTCGGCCTGATGGAAACTGCCATCAAGAAGTCCATCCTCAATGCGCCGAAGTCACTCATCACTTATGCGGTCATTTTCACAGGGATCATGGGCAACTTGGCGTCAGATGCCGCCTTTATCCTTGTGCCGCCGCTTGCGGCCATGGTCTTCGCTTCTGTCGGGCGCCATCCGCTCGCAGGACTTGCCGCAGGTTTCGCCGGGACAGGCGCAGGATTCACAGCGAATATCCTCGTTACCGGAACGGACGCCCTGCTTTCAGGGATTTCCACAGAAGCAGCCCGCGCGATCGATGATACGATTGTCGTGACGCCGGTTGATAACTGGTATTTCATGAGTGCATCCGTCATCGTCATGGCAATCGTCGGCGCAATCATTACCGAGAAATTGATCGAGCCTAGACTTGGCAAATACACTGGCAGGGCCGATAATACATTCGAACCGGTGACGAAACAGGAAAACAAGGGCTTACTGAATGCCGTGATTGCAGGGGCCATCTATGTTGGCTTGATTGCATTGCTAGTGTTCTTGCCCGATTCACCAGTCCGGAACGAAGACGGCGGCATCATCCCATCGCCATTCTTATCCGGCATCGTCCCGATCATCCTGTTCTTTTTCATTACCGTGGCCGTCGCGTATGGCATCACGGTCAAGAAAATCACTGAATCGAAAGATGTCCCTGCCTACATGGGAGATGCCATCAAGGACATGTCCGGCTATATCGTCTTGATCTTCGCCGCTGCCCAGTTCATCAATTATTTCAACTGGAGCAACCTGGGGATCTGGCTCGCTGTCAACAGCGCCGAATTCTTGACGAGCATCAATATGACGGGCTTGCCGGTCATGGTCGGCTTCAGCGTCCTGGCAGCGCTCTTAAACCTGTTGATTTTCAGCGGGTCCGCTCAATGGGCGTTGATGGCGCCAATTTTCATCCCGATGTTCATGCTGCTTGATTATCATCCGGCATTTGTCCAATTGGCCTTCCGTATCGCGGATTCATCGACGAACATCATCACGCCGCTCAATCCGTATATTCTGATCGTCCTCGCCTTCATGCGGGAATACGACAAAAAAGCGGGACTTGGCACCTTGATTTCCATGATGTTGCCATATAGCCTCATCTTCTTCGGTGTGTGGCTCGTCATGATGGTCATTTTTGCATTGACGGGGCTACCGATTGGCCCTGGCATCAGTTTGCGCATGTAA
- a CDS encoding amidohydrolase, producing MMHACGHDGHAAIGLGLAEYLAKEKGSLRGKYTLIFQPAEEGGRGAKAVVDKGWLDDADYFLSGHVGIHDLPSGTVAASTSKFLASSKLNAKFIGKSAHSGLEPNAGRNALLAAASATMHLHGISRHKDGATRINVGTLHAGSGRNIIADQALMEIETRGETNELDEYMQDQALRILRASAAMFDVELETEHMGKAISADADPGFAEIVERACGASKRLNIVPQLPIGASEDVTYMMERVRECGGKATFMIFASPLPAGHHHPRFDYEEQALSAGLEALIRTTEYLLKEGETREELAD from the coding sequence ATGATGCATGCCTGCGGCCACGATGGGCATGCCGCTATCGGGCTTGGGCTCGCTGAATACCTGGCGAAAGAAAAGGGCAGTTTGCGGGGGAAATACACGCTGATCTTCCAGCCTGCCGAAGAAGGCGGGCGCGGGGCGAAGGCAGTGGTCGATAAAGGCTGGCTCGATGATGCCGATTATTTCCTGAGCGGCCATGTCGGCATACACGATCTGCCGTCCGGGACGGTTGCCGCCTCCACATCGAAGTTCTTGGCGAGTTCCAAGCTCAACGCGAAATTCATCGGCAAATCGGCGCATTCCGGACTGGAGCCGAACGCCGGGCGCAATGCTTTGCTTGCTGCGGCGTCAGCGACTATGCACCTGCACGGCATCTCGCGCCATAAAGACGGGGCGACACGCATCAATGTCGGGACTTTGCATGCCGGGTCTGGCCGGAATATCATCGCCGACCAAGCGCTGATGGAAATCGAGACGCGCGGCGAGACCAATGAATTGGATGAATATATGCAGGACCAAGCATTGCGCATCCTACGGGCGAGTGCGGCGATGTTTGACGTCGAACTGGAAACCGAGCATATGGGAAAGGCGATTTCGGCCGACGCGGATCCCGGGTTCGCGGAAATCGTAGAGCGGGCCTGTGGCGCATCAAAACGCTTGAATATTGTGCCGCAGCTGCCGATCGGCGCGTCAGAAGACGTCACCTATATGATGGAGCGCGTCCGGGAATGCGGGGGCAAAGCGACGTTCATGATTTTTGCCAGCCCGTTGCCAGCCGGCCATCACCACCCGCGTTTTGATTACGAGGAACAGGCGTTGTCAGCAGGGCTGGAAGCCTTGATCCGGACGACCGAATACTTGCTGAAGGAGGGCGAAACCCGTGAAGAACTGGCTGATTGA
- a CDS encoding M20 metallopeptidase family protein yields MIEQAQELFDEIRSFRRDLHEHPELSGEEMKTSEKIQKKLDEYGIQYYTGYAKTGVLGVIEGGKPGKTIGLRADIDALPILEQADVPFKSKTDGKMHACGHDAHTAMLLGAGKLLQERKAEITGTVLLIFQPAEENAPTGGAEQMMADGVFDRYQPDVLLAQHVWPGLPAGQVGVLDGAIMGNSDRFHVTIRGAGGHASMPHQTVDAIVIANQVISAIQTIISRNANPMDSGVITIGKISGGYRYNVVADSVVLEGTIRSLSDETKQILKKRFHEVVEGTAEMMGGSCEIRYSDGYPATVNTKRWAEVVRESATTQLGADAAPELIGSMAGEDFGRFLKKYEGVYYWLGTSVGENQKPLHDPGFMIDERALPIGTGLMAQAALDVLSELNG; encoded by the coding sequence ATGATAGAACAAGCACAGGAACTATTTGACGAAATTCGCTCGTTCCGACGGGACCTCCATGAACATCCCGAACTGAGCGGAGAGGAAATGAAGACTTCAGAAAAAATCCAGAAGAAGCTCGATGAGTATGGCATCCAGTACTATACGGGATATGCCAAAACGGGTGTGCTGGGCGTGATCGAAGGGGGCAAGCCGGGAAAAACAATCGGCTTGCGTGCCGACATCGATGCCTTGCCGATCCTCGAACAAGCGGATGTTCCATTCAAATCCAAAACCGACGGGAAAATGCATGCATGCGGACACGATGCCCATACAGCGATGCTGCTCGGGGCAGGCAAATTGCTGCAGGAACGAAAAGCCGAAATAACTGGAACGGTATTGCTCATTTTCCAGCCTGCCGAAGAAAATGCGCCGACTGGCGGGGCAGAGCAAATGATGGCAGACGGCGTGTTCGACCGGTACCAGCCGGATGTCCTCTTGGCACAGCATGTCTGGCCTGGGCTTCCGGCCGGGCAAGTCGGGGTCCTGGACGGCGCGATCATGGGAAACTCTGACCGCTTCCACGTCACGATCCGTGGAGCGGGCGGCCATGCCTCGATGCCGCATCAGACGGTCGATGCCATTGTCATCGCCAACCAGGTGATTTCCGCTATCCAGACCATCATCAGCCGGAATGCCAATCCAATGGACTCTGGCGTGATCACAATCGGGAAAATCTCGGGAGGTTACCGCTATAATGTCGTGGCGGATAGCGTGGTACTCGAAGGCACGATCCGTTCATTATCAGATGAAACGAAGCAAATACTGAAAAAGCGTTTCCATGAAGTCGTCGAAGGCACCGCCGAAATGATGGGCGGATCATGTGAAATCAGGTATTCGGATGGGTACCCCGCAACGGTCAACACGAAACGCTGGGCCGAGGTGGTCCGTGAATCCGCGACAACACAGTTGGGTGCCGATGCTGCCCCGGAACTGATCGGCAGCATGGCAGGCGAGGATTTCGGACGCTTCTTGAAAAAATATGAAGGGGTTTATTACTGGCTCGGCACATCGGTCGGGGAAAATCAAAAACCGCTCCATGACCCGGGCTTTATGATCGATGAACGGGCATTGCCGATCGGCACCGGCCTGATGGCGCAGGCAGCGCTTGATGTGCTTAGTGAATTGAACGGATAG